The Metabacillus sediminilitoris genome window below encodes:
- the leuB gene encoding 3-isopropylmalate dehydrogenase yields the protein MKKTIALLPGDGIGKEVVDVTVEILKAIAEHFHHQFQFNYGLIGGDAIDQKGNPLPEETITTCKKSDAIILGAVGGPKWDQNPVELRPERGLLALRKELDLYANLRPIKTFDSLLDSSPLKKEYVNGVDFVIVRELTGGLYFGKPSERIVHEGEEAVVDTLLYKRYEIERILVSAFEIASKRRKHVTSVDKANVLESSRVWREVAEEVAARYPDVTLEHMLVDNAAMQLIRSPKQFDVIVTENMFGDILSDEASMITGSLGMLSSASLSSSGLHLYEPVHGSAPDIAGKNIANPIATILSAAAMLRQSFGLEEEAKAIEKAVDNVLNSGKRTADLSEDGNAISTKQIGEEIKNALADDHAILNIMEAYS from the coding sequence ATGAAAAAAACAATCGCATTATTACCGGGTGACGGCATTGGTAAAGAAGTGGTTGATGTAACAGTTGAAATATTAAAAGCTATTGCAGAGCATTTTCATCATCAATTTCAATTTAATTATGGACTGATCGGTGGAGATGCGATAGATCAAAAAGGTAACCCACTGCCTGAGGAAACGATTACTACTTGTAAAAAATCTGATGCAATTATTTTAGGTGCTGTCGGTGGGCCGAAATGGGATCAGAATCCTGTTGAACTCAGACCAGAGCGGGGACTTTTGGCTTTGCGTAAAGAACTTGATTTGTATGCGAACCTTCGCCCAATTAAAACGTTTGATAGTTTGTTAGATTCTTCCCCTTTAAAAAAGGAATACGTTAATGGAGTAGATTTTGTTATCGTTAGGGAGCTAACTGGCGGATTATATTTCGGAAAGCCTAGTGAGCGTATTGTTCATGAGGGTGAAGAAGCTGTAGTCGATACATTACTATATAAACGTTATGAAATCGAACGAATTCTTGTTTCTGCATTCGAAATTGCAAGTAAGCGCCGTAAACATGTTACATCAGTTGATAAAGCAAACGTATTAGAATCAAGCAGGGTATGGAGGGAAGTAGCAGAAGAGGTTGCTGCAAGATATCCCGATGTCACTTTAGAGCATATGCTTGTTGATAATGCAGCAATGCAGCTTATTCGTTCACCGAAACAATTTGATGTCATTGTGACTGAAAATATGTTTGGCGATATTTTAAGTGATGAAGCATCTATGATTACAGGTTCACTTGGAATGCTATCATCTGCAAGCTTGTCTTCAAGTGGGCTGCATTTATATGAGCCAGTTCATGGTTCTGCTCCTGATATTGCCGGAAAAAATATTGCGAATCCAATAGCTACTATTCTTTCAGCAGCAGCGATGCTTCGTCAATCATTCGGATTAGAGGAAGAGGCCAAAGCAATTGAAAAAGCGGTTGATAATGTTTTAAATTCAGGTAAAAGAACAGCAGATCTTTCTGAGGATGGAAATGCAATTTCAACAAAACAAATTGGTGAAGAAATTAAAAATGCACTAGCGGATGACCATGCTATTTTAAATATTATGGAAGCTTATTCATAA